The Gimibacter soli genome includes a region encoding these proteins:
- a CDS encoding glycosyltransferase: protein MRILFIHNNFPGQYRRIERYFQDDKSVDMRTVTLKANKQDIKLRQSRFEPHRAATKGIHPAVLTTEQAVLMGQAAYSAMLNHRKEGWQPDIILSHAGWGSGMFAKDAFPDAKQLSYFEWFYHAHGSDFEYMRGNEGIDANDELRLRMKNTPLLTELASMDWGQCPTAFQLSQLPTVFHSRITQLHDGVDTDYFAPDAKAVLQVGKLRLTADDEVITYVARGMEEYRGFPQFMEMVSMLQKRRPNLQVVLLGDDRVAYGAKRKDGKTFKQWALETFELDLSRIHFLGLQPLGIFRTLMQISKAHVYLTAPFVLSWSMLEAMSTGALIVGSETAPVQEVITHGQNGLLVPFRDPAAQAAAIEEVLNRQKDFAPLREAARQTILERYDTRQLLPKYAQLIQSVANGSQFQGAAQ, encoded by the coding sequence ATGCGCATCCTGTTCATTCATAACAATTTCCCCGGCCAGTATCGGCGGATTGAACGATATTTTCAGGATGACAAGTCGGTTGACATGCGCACGGTGACGCTGAAGGCCAACAAGCAGGATATCAAGCTGCGCCAGTCGCGGTTCGAGCCGCACCGGGCCGCCACCAAGGGCATCCACCCGGCGGTCCTTACGACCGAGCAGGCGGTCCTGATGGGGCAGGCCGCCTATTCCGCCATGTTGAACCACCGCAAGGAAGGCTGGCAGCCGGACATCATCCTGTCGCACGCCGGTTGGGGCAGCGGCATGTTTGCCAAGGACGCCTTCCCGGATGCCAAACAGCTCAGCTATTTCGAATGGTTCTACCACGCCCATGGGTCAGACTTTGAATATATGCGCGGCAACGAAGGCATCGACGCCAATGACGAGCTGCGCCTGCGCATGAAAAACACGCCGCTCCTGACCGAGCTTGCGTCCATGGACTGGGGCCAGTGCCCCACGGCTTTCCAGCTTTCACAACTGCCGACTGTCTTCCACTCTCGAATCACGCAACTGCATGACGGGGTGGATACCGACTATTTCGCGCCGGACGCCAAGGCCGTGCTGCAGGTGGGCAAACTGCGCCTCACCGCCGACGACGAGGTGATCACCTATGTTGCGCGCGGGATGGAAGAATATCGCGGCTTCCCGCAGTTCATGGAAATGGTGTCGATGCTGCAGAAGCGCCGGCCCAACCTGCAGGTCGTGCTGCTGGGTGACGACCGGGTGGCATACGGCGCCAAGCGGAAGGACGGCAAGACGTTCAAGCAATGGGCGCTCGAGACTTTCGAGCTTGATCTTTCCCGCATCCATTTCCTCGGGCTGCAGCCCCTGGGCATCTTCCGCACGCTGATGCAGATATCGAAAGCGCATGTCTATCTGACCGCGCCCTTCGTGCTTTCCTGGTCGATGCTGGAAGCCATGAGCACCGGCGCGCTGATCGTCGGCTCTGAAACCGCCCCGGTGCAGGAGGTTATCACGCACGGTCAGAACGGGCTTCTTGTGCCCTTCCGCGATCCTGCAGCGCAGGCTGCAGCAATTGAGGAAGTTCTGAACCGGCAAAAGGACTTCGCGCCGCTTCGCGAAGCGGCTCGCCAGACCATCCTTGAACGCTATGACACCCGCCAACTACTGCCGAAATATGCGCAATTGATTCAATCTGTTGCAAATGGGTCACAGTTTCAGGGGGCAGCGCAATAA
- a CDS encoding calcium-binding protein — MATWNGTLGDDVFNGTDADDIARGGAGNDNIAGGPGDDSLLGGDGNDTVTGDAGKDTILGGAGADTLHGGDGNDEITGGAGADSIDAGAGDDTIFGSIANDADDTILGGDGDDTYVLSDTLGAGDLVVIGGQVVVDADASGTLTAGDILLDGVEFVQASGATIEIADTDLDFTYDINIDITDGVDDTDFSVGEVFHWNGTTISAPGAFAVAAINGEAVADGDEITLASGIVLTFDAANGEVDVDMPDSARNELEDTEETFTVTFSDGGTPATTYTATITITNTADADNFVAGEGDTDLFGTDADDTLTAVAYDDDVLMNGRGGDDVILAGAGDDTINAGDGDDSVEAGNGDNVVWAGKGDTGDDTINAGTGDDTIGGGAGNDEIDAGNGANLVYGAAGDDDITTGTGADVVWGGADNDTISSGAGNDEIGAGTGDDSVDAGAGDDVVYGGAGADSGDDTIFGGAGDDTLWGGAGDDTLRGGDDEDYLGAGSGDDSVNGGAGDDTILGTAGDDTLVGGADDDLFIFQAGMGADVILDFDDAGNDVIDVSAFGIANLSEILEIATESGGDVILNFGGGDILVLDATTLGSLTTADFVFA, encoded by the coding sequence ATGGCAACTTGGAACGGTACGTTGGGCGATGACGTCTTCAACGGTACGGACGCAGATGACATCGCGCGTGGCGGTGCTGGCAACGATAACATTGCTGGCGGCCCGGGCGACGACAGCCTTCTCGGCGGCGACGGTAACGACACCGTAACCGGCGACGCGGGCAAAGACACCATTCTTGGTGGCGCTGGTGCAGACACCCTGCACGGCGGCGACGGCAACGACGAAATCACCGGCGGCGCTGGTGCTGACTCGATCGACGCCGGTGCTGGCGACGACACCATCTTCGGTAGCATTGCTAACGATGCTGACGACACCATTCTCGGTGGCGACGGCGACGACACCTATGTTCTGTCGGACACCCTCGGTGCTGGCGACCTCGTAGTTATCGGCGGCCAGGTCGTCGTTGACGCTGACGCTTCCGGCACGCTGACGGCTGGCGACATCCTGCTGGATGGCGTTGAGTTCGTGCAGGCTTCTGGTGCGACCATCGAAATCGCTGATACCGATCTGGACTTCACCTACGACATCAACATCGACATCACCGATGGCGTTGACGACACCGACTTCTCGGTTGGCGAAGTCTTCCATTGGAACGGCACCACCATCTCGGCTCCGGGCGCATTCGCTGTTGCCGCGATCAACGGTGAAGCTGTTGCTGACGGCGACGAAATCACCCTCGCCAGCGGTATCGTGCTGACCTTCGACGCCGCAAACGGCGAAGTTGATGTCGACATGCCGGATTCGGCTCGTAACGAGCTCGAAGACACCGAAGAAACCTTCACGGTTACCTTCTCGGACGGCGGCACCCCGGCTACCACCTACACCGCGACCATCACCATCACCAACACGGCTGATGCTGATAACTTCGTTGCTGGTGAAGGCGACACCGACCTGTTCGGCACCGACGCTGACGACACCCTTACCGCTGTTGCATACGACGACGACGTTCTCATGAACGGTCGTGGTGGCGACGACGTTATCCTTGCTGGCGCAGGCGATGACACGATCAACGCTGGCGACGGCGATGACTCGGTTGAAGCTGGCAACGGCGACAACGTGGTCTGGGCTGGCAAAGGCGACACCGGCGACGACACCATCAATGCAGGCACCGGCGATGACACCATCGGCGGCGGCGCTGGCAATGATGAGATCGATGCTGGCAACGGCGCGAACCTTGTTTACGGCGCTGCAGGTGATGACGACATCACCACCGGCACCGGCGCTGACGTTGTTTGGGGCGGTGCTGATAACGACACCATCAGTTCTGGCGCAGGCAACGACGAAATCGGTGCTGGCACCGGTGATGACTCGGTTGACGCAGGTGCAGGTGACGACGTTGTATACGGCGGCGCTGGTGCAGATAGCGGCGACGACACCATCTTCGGTGGTGCTGGCGACGACACCCTCTGGGGTGGTGCAGGCGACGACACCCTCCGTGGTGGCGACGACGAAGACTATCTCGGTGCTGGTTCGGGCGACGACAGCGTCAACGGCGGTGCAGGCGATGACACCATCCTCGGCACGGCTGGCGACGACACCCTGGTTGGCGGCGCAGATGACGACCTGTTCATCTTCCAAGCTGGCATGGGCGCTGACGTGATCCTCGACTTCGATGATGCCGGCAACGACGTGATCGACGTTTCGGCCTTCGGGATTGCCAACCTGTCGGAAATCCTCGAAATCGCGACGGAATCCGGCGGCGACGTTATCCTCAACTTCGGTGGCGGCGACATCCTCGTGCTCGATGCAACGACGCTTGGTTCGCTCACCACGGCAGACTTCGTCTTCGCCTAA
- the galE gene encoding UDP-glucose 4-epimerase GalE, which yields MTTILVTGGAGFIGSHTLLALKAAGYAPVVIDDLSNGHADAVGDARLIKGDIRDRALLDRVFGDHDIAAVIHFAASIEAGISVREPLAFYDNNVSGSLALLSAMKDHGVGRLVFSSTAAVYGQAGNAPLREDLPKAPVNPYGQTKWAVECMIRDAATAHGLKAIALRYFNAAGADPEGRAGERHEPETHLIPLVLEVASGKRDAIRVFGTDYATPDGTCVRDYVHVADLATAHVRALQRLEAGGERPAVEAFNLGSGSGFSVRQVIEAARRVTGHPVPVIEEARRAGDPPVLVADPALAHTLLGWTPDWPALDDMIAHAWRFLQAQAKAA from the coding sequence ATGACAACCATCCTTGTGACCGGCGGCGCAGGTTTCATCGGCTCCCACACGCTTCTTGCCCTGAAGGCTGCGGGCTACGCGCCTGTCGTGATTGACGACCTTTCAAACGGCCATGCCGACGCGGTGGGCGACGCGCGCCTCATCAAGGGCGATATCCGCGACCGCGCCCTGCTGGACCGGGTGTTTGGCGACCATGATATCGCCGCCGTCATCCATTTCGCGGCATCGATCGAGGCGGGCATCAGCGTCCGCGAGCCGCTTGCCTTTTACGACAACAACGTCAGCGGCAGCCTCGCGCTCCTATCCGCCATGAAGGATCACGGCGTGGGCAGGCTTGTCTTTTCCTCCACCGCTGCCGTGTACGGGCAGGCCGGTAACGCGCCGCTCAGGGAAGACCTGCCAAAGGCGCCGGTCAACCCTTACGGCCAGACCAAATGGGCGGTCGAATGCATGATCCGCGATGCCGCCACCGCCCACGGGCTGAAGGCGATTGCCCTGCGTTATTTCAATGCAGCAGGCGCCGACCCGGAGGGTCGCGCGGGCGAAAGGCATGAGCCCGAGACCCACCTGATCCCGCTGGTCTTGGAAGTCGCATCTGGCAAGCGCGATGCCATTCGTGTGTTCGGCACCGACTATGCCACCCCTGACGGCACCTGTGTGCGCGACTATGTGCATGTGGCCGACCTTGCCACCGCCCATGTGCGCGCCCTGCAGCGACTGGAAGCGGGTGGCGAACGCCCGGCGGTCGAGGCCTTCAACCTTGGCAGCGGCAGCGGCTTTTCGGTGCGGCAGGTGATCGAAGCCGCCCGCCGCGTGACCGGCCATCCGGTCCCGGTGATCGAGGAAGCCCGCCGCGCCGGTGACCCGCCGGTGCTGGTTGCCGACCCTGCCCTCGCCCACACCCTGCTTGGCTGGACACCCGACTGGCCCGCGCTTGACGATATGATCGCCCACGCCTGGCGCTTCCTGCAGGCGCAGGCGAAAGCAGCCTGA
- a CDS encoding KpsF/GutQ family sugar-phosphate isomerase, whose translation MKTSADHNVLELPNSIKADFGMTIENIGASFLKQGQALERLAQAYDEDAYRDAVRLMLNTSGHLIVVGMGKSGHVARKISATLASTGTPSFFLHPAEASHGDLGMVTKGDTLLIISYSGETNEIVQLLPSLKSFGNKIIAITGVRNSTLARAADVVLEIPVTEEICPNNLVPTTSIVVTVAIGDALTIALMALRNFHAKDFARYHPGGSLGRRLLKKVGDVMLANSVPVVTPQMVLIELAAEMAGGPAGVAVVVDEDHRPVGIVTKGQLAVALRVTRRVREVSAFQCMSKEFSTIQQDQLVDDAETMMRADEVKFLVVIDAEGRYVGLYKHEEEP comes from the coding sequence ATGAAGACCTCCGCGGATCATAATGTTTTAGAACTTCCGAACAGCATCAAAGCCGATTTCGGGATGACCATCGAGAATATCGGCGCGTCATTTCTCAAGCAAGGACAGGCCCTTGAAAGGCTCGCACAGGCATATGACGAGGATGCCTACCGCGATGCCGTAAGGCTGATGCTGAATACCTCAGGCCACCTGATCGTTGTCGGCATGGGCAAGTCTGGCCATGTGGCGCGCAAGATATCCGCGACGCTGGCTTCCACGGGCACGCCGTCCTTCTTCCTGCACCCGGCAGAGGCGAGCCACGGTGACCTCGGGATGGTGACCAAGGGCGACACGCTCCTGATCATTTCCTATTCCGGCGAGACGAACGAGATCGTCCAGCTGCTGCCGTCGCTCAAGTCGTTCGGCAACAAGATCATCGCCATCACCGGCGTGCGCAATTCGACGCTTGCCCGCGCCGCAGACGTGGTGCTCGAGATTCCGGTCACTGAAGAAATTTGCCCGAACAATCTCGTGCCGACGACCTCGATCGTGGTCACTGTTGCTATCGGGGATGCACTGACGATTGCCCTGATGGCCCTGCGCAACTTTCATGCGAAAGATTTTGCCCGTTACCATCCCGGCGGGTCGCTTGGTCGCCGCCTTCTGAAGAAGGTGGGTGATGTGATGCTGGCAAATTCGGTGCCTGTCGTCACCCCGCAGATGGTGCTGATCGAGCTTGCCGCCGAAATGGCCGGTGGCCCGGCTGGCGTCGCCGTGGTGGTCGATGAGGACCACCGCCCGGTGGGGATTGTCACCAAAGGCCAGCTGGCCGTTGCGCTGCGGGTGACGCGGCGTGTGCGCGAGGTTTCCGCCTTCCAGTGCATGAGCAAGGAATTCTCCACGATCCAGCAGGACCAGCTCGTTGATGATGCTGAAACCATGATGCGTGCCGACGAGGTGAAGTTCCTTGTGGTGATCGATGCTGAAGGTCGTTATGTTGGCCTTTACAAGCACGAAGAAGAGCCGTGA
- a CDS encoding polysaccharide biosynthesis/export family protein, producing MFKRLLVFFAFLSVFGLSSTIATAQTAPTTPEAAQVAEQSLETISDPNETVFGDWIFKGMFAQQSFIGFNPNYLIAVGDKIQVRLWGGYEFAGGLIVDAQGNVFLPGVGPVKIAGVRNENLNEVITGAIKKVYRKNVNVYASLEGAEPVKVFVTGFVRQPGLYAGHASDSVLYFLDKAGGIDPTRGSFLKVDILRGGSVVRTVNLYDFILSGAMPAMQIHDGDTVVVNAVQGQAGVFGEVQNPALFEFNGGSIPVEKLLAYARPFPQATHIRISRNNLQRAEVEYFALAEVAGRTINPGDVLDIVSDKNPGTISVRVEGEHLSSKEFILPYGATLGDVLKQVHYGSDAEMDAIQLMRKSVQKRQKEMLEAQLVALQSSVLTARSNTVEEAALRAQEANLILQWVERARNIEPKGQVAIAGSSVRDQILLESGDIIRIPRKSELILVHGDVLFPTAIAWRDNFTAADYIEQAGGFTQKESASNVLLLHRDGTFVKLDRGTLNSKRLGLKPGDEIFVLPRVATKNVQIAKDIIEVLYQLALSAGVVFGI from the coding sequence ATGTTTAAACGCCTTCTTGTCTTCTTCGCATTCCTCTCGGTTTTCGGTCTTTCCAGTACAATCGCGACAGCGCAAACAGCGCCGACCACGCCCGAGGCGGCGCAGGTGGCCGAGCAGTCGCTTGAAACGATCTCCGATCCGAATGAAACGGTCTTCGGGGACTGGATTTTCAAGGGCATGTTTGCGCAGCAGTCCTTCATCGGGTTCAATCCGAACTATCTGATCGCTGTTGGCGACAAGATCCAGGTTCGGCTCTGGGGCGGTTATGAGTTCGCCGGCGGGCTGATTGTTGACGCACAGGGGAACGTGTTCCTGCCAGGCGTCGGTCCGGTGAAGATCGCAGGTGTGCGCAACGAAAACCTGAACGAGGTCATCACAGGGGCGATCAAGAAAGTCTACCGCAAGAATGTGAATGTCTATGCGAGCCTTGAAGGTGCCGAACCGGTGAAAGTCTTTGTCACCGGTTTTGTCCGCCAGCCGGGCCTCTATGCAGGTCACGCGTCGGACAGCGTTCTCTACTTCCTCGACAAAGCCGGCGGCATCGACCCCACACGGGGATCCTTCCTGAAGGTTGATATTCTTCGGGGGGGCAGCGTTGTTCGCACGGTCAACCTTTATGACTTCATCCTGTCAGGCGCCATGCCGGCCATGCAGATTCACGACGGCGATACCGTGGTGGTGAATGCCGTGCAGGGGCAGGCCGGGGTTTTCGGCGAGGTTCAGAACCCGGCACTTTTCGAATTCAATGGCGGATCCATTCCTGTCGAGAAGCTGCTCGCCTACGCACGTCCTTTCCCGCAGGCAACCCACATCCGTATCAGCCGCAACAATCTGCAGCGGGCTGAAGTGGAATATTTTGCGCTGGCCGAAGTAGCCGGCCGCACCATCAACCCGGGCGATGTGCTTGATATCGTTTCGGACAAGAATCCGGGTACGATCAGCGTCCGGGTGGAAGGCGAACATCTTTCTTCGAAGGAGTTTATCCTCCCGTATGGGGCGACCCTTGGCGATGTGCTCAAGCAGGTCCATTACGGCTCCGACGCGGAAATGGATGCCATCCAGCTGATGCGCAAGAGCGTTCAAAAGCGTCAGAAAGAGATGCTGGAAGCGCAGCTGGTGGCGCTTCAGAGCAGCGTTCTCACGGCTCGCTCCAATACCGTAGAAGAAGCGGCATTACGCGCACAAGAAGCCAATCTGATCCTCCAGTGGGTGGAGCGGGCCCGCAACATTGAACCCAAGGGCCAGGTGGCGATTGCAGGGTCTTCGGTGCGGGACCAGATCCTTCTGGAGTCCGGCGATATCATCCGTATCCCGCGCAAGAGCGAGCTAATCCTCGTGCACGGCGACGTTCTGTTCCCGACGGCGATCGCGTGGCGCGACAATTTCACGGCGGCCGACTATATCGAACAGGCTGGCGGCTTCACGCAGAAGGAAAGTGCCTCGAACGTGCTTCTCCTGCACCGTGACGGCACATTCGTGAAGCTGGACCGGGGCACCCTGAACAGCAAGCGGCTGGGCCTGAAGCCGGGCGATGAAATTTTCGTCCTGCCGCGCGTTGCGACGAAGAATGTCCAGATTGCCAAGGATATTATCGAAGTCCTGTATCAGCTTGCGCTGTCGGCCGGCGTTGTCTTCGGCATCTGA
- a CDS encoding ABC transporter ATP-binding protein — MIQLENVSKYFPTRYGPKYIFRNLNLRIPDDRDVAILGQNGAGKSTLLRLIGGIDFPSSGRIVSDRFVSWPLALGTGFHRSMTGRENVRFVCRIHGIRDTTDIEEFVKDFAEIGENFELPVGGYSSGMRSKFGFAVSMGFDFDTYLMDEILAVGDAAFRRKCREALMAKRESSNIILVSHAEESIREHCNAAILLAYGRVEFYESVERALYRYQRL, encoded by the coding sequence ATGATCCAGCTTGAGAATGTCTCCAAATATTTCCCGACACGCTACGGCCCGAAATATATTTTCCGCAACCTCAACCTGCGTATTCCCGATGATCGGGATGTTGCCATTCTCGGGCAGAATGGTGCCGGCAAGTCAACGCTGTTGCGCCTGATCGGCGGGATCGATTTTCCCTCTTCGGGGCGCATCGTCAGCGACCGGTTTGTCAGCTGGCCGTTGGCGCTCGGTACCGGCTTCCATCGTTCCATGACCGGCCGCGAGAATGTGCGTTTCGTGTGCCGCATCCATGGCATCCGCGATACGACCGATATCGAGGAATTCGTGAAGGATTTCGCGGAGATCGGTGAGAATTTCGAGCTGCCGGTTGGCGGCTATTCGTCGGGGATGCGGTCGAAATTCGGTTTTGCCGTGTCCATGGGTTTTGATTTCGATACTTATCTGATGGATGAAATTCTGGCAGTGGGTGACGCAGCCTTCCGGCGCAAATGCCGCGAGGCTTTGATGGCAAAGCGGGAAAGCTCGAACATCATCCTTGTGTCACACGCCGAGGAGAGTATTCGCGAACACTGCAATGCGGCAATTTTGCTTGCATATGGCAGGGTGGAATTTTACGAGAGTGTGGAGCGGGCGCTCTACCGTTACCAGCGTCTGTAG
- a CDS encoding glycosyltransferase: MHILVTSPIPSHPQNHGNRARVFRLLRALKELGHTIHFVHATLEGLTAAQENAMREAWDHVHIIEAKGKRRPPRWRHHGLDEWYVDELCAVTARIMDRWQIGACLANYVWFSKWLTGVPAGIPTFIDTHDLFGGRHKRLRDGGMEASWYSTSPALEGKGLNRAGTVLAIQDVEAAELARRTKARVEILGHIESPRFLPLEAPANPKRLKIGFMASDNFVNQHTLAELNRVLAVHPALTAAHDFCLAGAIGQTAPGEASGFRRLGFIADPADFYREMDLILNPNIGGTGLKIKSVEALAFGKPLLATEDAMTGLGPVHPGHRLADMQAYGAALARLVDKLDDIIELGLAGRQLFETYEGRQWETLIRLFGDARGKAA, from the coding sequence TTGCATATCCTTGTCACCTCGCCCATTCCCTCGCACCCGCAGAACCACGGCAACCGCGCCCGGGTGTTCCGCCTGCTGAGGGCCCTGAAGGAACTGGGCCACACGATCCATTTCGTGCATGCGACCCTCGAGGGCCTCACGGCGGCACAGGAAAATGCGATGCGCGAGGCGTGGGACCATGTCCATATCATCGAAGCCAAGGGCAAGCGCCGCCCGCCGCGCTGGCGCCACCACGGGCTTGATGAATGGTATGTGGACGAGCTGTGCGCCGTCACCGCCCGCATCATGGACCGCTGGCAGATCGGCGCCTGCCTAGCCAATTATGTATGGTTTTCGAAATGGCTAACCGGTGTGCCCGCCGGCATCCCAACCTTCATCGACACCCACGACCTGTTCGGTGGCCGCCACAAACGCCTGCGCGACGGCGGCATGGAGGCGAGCTGGTATTCAACGAGCCCGGCGCTTGAAGGCAAAGGCCTTAACCGCGCCGGTACGGTGCTCGCCATCCAGGATGTGGAGGCAGCCGAGCTTGCCCGTCGCACCAAGGCGCGCGTTGAAATCCTCGGCCATATCGAAAGCCCCCGCTTCCTGCCGCTTGAGGCCCCCGCCAACCCGAAACGGCTGAAGATCGGCTTCATGGCGAGCGACAATTTCGTGAACCAGCATACGCTCGCTGAGTTGAACCGCGTTTTGGCCGTCCACCCGGCACTCACCGCCGCCCACGACTTCTGTCTCGCCGGCGCCATCGGGCAAACAGCACCGGGGGAAGCCAGCGGCTTCCGGCGGCTCGGCTTCATCGCCGACCCCGCCGACTTTTATCGGGAGATGGACCTGATCCTTAACCCCAATATCGGCGGCACGGGGCTGAAGATCAAATCGGTCGAGGCGCTCGCCTTCGGCAAACCGCTCCTCGCCACCGAAGATGCCATGACCGGCCTTGGCCCCGTCCATCCCGGCCACCGGCTGGCCGATATGCAAGCCTACGGCGCTGCCCTCGCTCGCCTGGTGGATAAACTGGATGACATCATCGAACTCGGCCTCGCCGGGCGGCAGCTGTTTGAGACTTACGAAGGCCGCCAGTGGGAAACCCTGATCCGCCTGTTCGGCGACGCACGGGGGAAAGCCGCATGA
- a CDS encoding ABC transporter permease, which yields MRKRSALSIQKDVIFAIFVREIVSRFSGYAFGAVWLVLEPLMMMIIFIMIFGARGRGEFGYAEPPVFIMATFLPFRMLWQSTMRKNLSALGEARGLMGFRQVRLFDVFMARALAEAGLFCAVGLLLITGFWWVGFDPWPDDILEVLAVSFVLWLFAASFGMIACMASSVAKEVEKVIGIITMPLLFISGVFFPMTAVPDSYLKLLSWNPLAHAVEMIREGWFANYVSPMADPGYLIDWTVICMALAMATYRLNWRRVIAS from the coding sequence ATGAGAAAGCGTTCCGCCCTTTCAATCCAGAAGGACGTCATCTTCGCCATATTCGTGCGCGAAATTGTTTCGCGCTTCAGCGGATATGCGTTCGGGGCCGTCTGGCTTGTGCTTGAGCCGCTGATGATGATGATCATCTTCATCATGATCTTTGGTGCACGCGGGCGCGGCGAATTCGGCTATGCGGAACCCCCTGTCTTCATCATGGCGACCTTCCTGCCTTTCCGGATGCTGTGGCAATCCACCATGAGGAAAAATCTGAGCGCGCTTGGCGAGGCGCGGGGCCTGATGGGCTTCCGCCAGGTCCGGCTATTCGATGTTTTCATGGCGCGGGCACTTGCCGAAGCCGGGCTTTTCTGTGCTGTTGGCCTTCTTCTCATCACCGGTTTCTGGTGGGTCGGTTTCGACCCTTGGCCCGATGATATCCTCGAGGTCCTTGCCGTATCTTTTGTCCTTTGGCTGTTTGCTGCCAGTTTCGGCATGATTGCCTGCATGGCCAGCAGTGTGGCCAAGGAAGTTGAGAAGGTGATCGGCATTATCACGATGCCGCTGCTTTTCATTTCAGGTGTCTTCTTCCCGATGACCGCCGTGCCGGATTCGTACCTGAAGCTGCTTTCATGGAACCCGCTGGCGCATGCAGTGGAGATGATCCGCGAAGGCTGGTTCGCAAACTATGTGAGCCCGATGGCAGATCCGGGCTATCTGATCGATTGGACGGTCATCTGCATGGCCCTCGCGATGGCGACATACAGGCTTAACTGGCGACGGGTTATCGCCTCATGA